One genomic segment of Cystobacter fuscus DSM 2262 includes these proteins:
- a CDS encoding HAD family hydrolase: MPTPRSVPMSGPLSLLVLAGCLASAPLACTGPQGPEGPTGPKGADGPVTPRRLLDDKLGRWLPDNRERLNALIRDVGIASPTFDPRNRPVAVFDWDNTLVKNDLGDATFFWMLRHDKVLQPAGKDWSTTSRHLTAEARAALTSACDPAGEPGQPLRTSEHAACADELVSIYSSGKTRAAQAAWDKQLTLTLNTSYAWVAQLQAGHTPEEVRGFARSAYAENAFNPVGTTQTVGSVTGLAYHVRVYEEMVDLVETMQDNGFDVWVLTASPQFVIDAVSEQLIGVKPNRVVGIRSVTDAQGQLTAHLQGCGPMADGEDTLITYDQGKRCWINKVIYHQPAEQQLARQPDEHQRQVFAAGDSDTDLAFLQDATRLKLVLNRNKVQLMCNAYANARGTWLVQPMFVRPAAQAANPYPCTTAVDAAGQPLVDEDGHRFTEDFEDRVFLLP, encoded by the coding sequence ATGCCGACTCCCCGCTCCGTTCCCATGTCCGGGCCGCTCTCCCTTCTCGTCCTGGCCGGCTGTCTCGCCAGCGCGCCCCTCGCGTGCACGGGCCCGCAGGGTCCCGAAGGGCCCACGGGTCCCAAGGGCGCTGACGGCCCTGTCACGCCCCGGCGGCTGCTGGATGACAAGCTCGGACGCTGGCTGCCGGACAACCGCGAGCGGCTCAACGCGCTGATTCGGGACGTGGGGATCGCCAGCCCGACGTTCGACCCCAGGAACCGCCCCGTGGCCGTGTTCGACTGGGACAACACCCTGGTGAAGAACGACCTCGGGGACGCCACCTTCTTCTGGATGCTCCGGCACGACAAGGTGCTCCAACCCGCGGGCAAGGACTGGAGCACCACCAGCCGTCACCTGACCGCGGAGGCCCGGGCGGCCCTCACCTCCGCGTGTGATCCGGCCGGCGAGCCGGGGCAACCCCTGCGCACGAGCGAACACGCCGCGTGCGCCGACGAGCTCGTCAGCATCTACTCCAGCGGCAAGACGCGCGCGGCCCAGGCGGCCTGGGACAAGCAGCTCACCCTCACCCTCAATACCTCCTACGCCTGGGTGGCCCAGCTCCAGGCGGGCCACACCCCCGAGGAGGTTCGCGGCTTCGCCCGGTCCGCCTACGCGGAGAACGCATTCAATCCCGTCGGCACCACGCAGACGGTGGGGAGCGTCACGGGGCTCGCCTACCACGTGCGGGTGTACGAGGAGATGGTGGACCTCGTGGAGACGATGCAGGACAACGGCTTCGACGTCTGGGTGCTCACCGCCTCGCCCCAGTTCGTCATCGACGCCGTCTCCGAGCAGCTCATCGGCGTCAAGCCCAACCGGGTGGTGGGCATCCGCTCGGTGACGGACGCCCAGGGCCAGCTGACGGCGCACCTGCAGGGCTGCGGGCCCATGGCCGATGGCGAGGACACCCTCATCACCTACGACCAGGGCAAGCGCTGCTGGATCAACAAGGTCATCTACCACCAGCCCGCGGAGCAGCAGCTCGCGCGTCAGCCGGACGAGCACCAGCGCCAGGTCTTCGCGGCGGGAGACTCGGACACGGACCTGGCCTTCCTGCAGGACGCGACGCGGCTCAAGCTCGTCCTCAACCGCAACAAGGTCCAGCTCATGTGCAACGCCTACGCGAACGCCCGGGGCACGTGGCTCGTGCAACCCATGTTCGTGCGGCCCGCCGCCCAGGCCGCCAACCCGTACCCCTGCACCACCGCGGTGGACGCGGCCGGCCAGCCCCTCGTCGACGAGGACGGCCACCGCTTCACCGAGGACTTCGAGGATCGCGTCTTCCTGTTGCCTTGA